The following proteins come from a genomic window of Brevibacillus antibioticus:
- a CDS encoding C40 family peptidase, with the protein MTKRDWVMKSTVAVMLSTSLLMGGQVGEVAAKTQDSKQSEVVNITTSLIGKDYEYKAKGPKQFGSAELATYAYKQVGISIGSTISSLYKTGTKVSEKSVAPGDLVFFASSGSGSPTFMGIYIGSDQFVYSSKGEDEVVVKTYSKYSDKFVGARRVIDSNSSGNTPSKPEQPVNKTADQVIKNGEKYLGTNYKYGSSSSTTKTFDCSSFTQRVFKEAGITLPRDSRQQSTVGKSVSKSNLQKGDLIFMKASVNSSSDRITHVAIYAGNGKILHTYGSPGVTYSKYDGTNWEKRTVQIKRVI; encoded by the coding sequence GTGACGAAACGAGATTGGGTAATGAAGTCAACAGTAGCAGTCATGCTGAGTACGTCCCTGTTAATGGGTGGTCAAGTTGGAGAAGTGGCCGCTAAGACACAAGATTCAAAACAATCAGAGGTTGTAAATATTACTACTTCTCTGATCGGGAAGGATTACGAGTACAAAGCAAAGGGACCGAAGCAATTCGGATCTGCCGAGCTGGCTACGTATGCGTACAAACAAGTAGGGATTTCCATCGGGAGCACAATCTCTAGCCTGTACAAGACTGGGACGAAAGTATCCGAAAAAAGCGTGGCGCCAGGAGATTTGGTGTTCTTCGCCTCCAGCGGAAGCGGAAGCCCAACTTTTATGGGAATATACATAGGCAGTGATCAATTCGTCTATTCTTCGAAAGGGGAGGACGAGGTAGTTGTAAAAACATACTCGAAGTACAGTGACAAATTTGTAGGGGCTCGTCGTGTTATTGATAGCAATTCTTCAGGGAATACGCCTAGCAAGCCAGAACAGCCAGTGAACAAAACGGCCGACCAGGTCATTAAAAATGGCGAAAAGTATTTGGGCACCAATTACAAATACGGGTCAAGCAGCAGTACGACCAAAACATTCGATTGCTCATCCTTTACACAGCGTGTGTTTAAAGAAGCGGGCATTACATTGCCGCGAGATTCCCGTCAGCAATCGACTGTAGGGAAATCCGTTTCTAAGAGCAACCTGCAAAAGGGTGATCTGATCTTCATGAAGGCATCGGTAAACAGTTCTTCTGATCGGATTACACACGTGGCTATTTACGCAGGGAATGGGAAAATCTTGCACACTTACGGTAGTCCTGGTGTGACTTATTCCAAGTACGATGGAACCAACTGGGAGAAGCGCACAGTGCAAATCAAGCGTGTAATCTAA
- a CDS encoding fumarylacetoacetate hydrolase family protein produces MESVKNIYCIGRNYRLHAAELGNDVPTKPMIFDKPTHALAMANGDAIELPASRGELHYEAELVIHIARPYEAGITLDEMIDKIALGIDFTLRDVQSELKKAGHPWLLAKGFKNSAILTSFHPFPGIHELHQTDFALLKNGEEVQRGNLRDVIFDLETIIAYISEHLGLDQGDIIYTGTPAGVGPVTDGDVLTLKWGEETWGQFTAKMK; encoded by the coding sequence ATGGAGTCAGTCAAAAATATTTACTGTATCGGTCGCAACTATCGTTTGCATGCTGCGGAGTTGGGCAACGATGTGCCAACCAAGCCGATGATCTTTGATAAGCCAACACATGCGCTTGCAATGGCAAATGGCGATGCCATTGAGCTTCCGGCATCTCGTGGAGAGCTTCATTATGAGGCGGAGCTTGTGATTCACATCGCGAGACCGTATGAAGCTGGCATTACACTTGACGAAATGATTGACAAAATAGCACTCGGTATTGACTTTACTTTGCGGGATGTCCAGAGCGAGCTAAAGAAAGCAGGGCATCCATGGTTGTTGGCAAAAGGGTTTAAAAATTCAGCTATTTTGACGTCGTTTCATCCTTTCCCTGGTATCCATGAGCTGCACCAAACCGATTTCGCCTTGTTGAAAAATGGAGAGGAAGTGCAACGCGGCAATCTCCGTGATGTGATTTTTGATTTGGAAACCATTATTGCCTATATTTCCGAACATCTAGGTCTGGATCAAGGGGATATCATTTACACAGGTACGCCAGCGGGGGTAGGACCTGTTACGGATGGAGACGTCCTCACTCTCAAGTGGGGAGAAGAGACGTGGGGGCAGTTTACGGCGAAAATGAAATAG
- a CDS encoding VanW family protein translates to MKKVRHWLITMATMALVFSLGMNYAPEHAMALQVDPLSPVIELQEKYMKKMDLKEEEVLGFYYSSMKNSTDARKHNIKQALSKLHNEKIKPQQVFSFNEIVGNSNLPEDGWQKAGVIQNGQLADDYGGGICQVSSTLYNAAAEAGMIIVERHNHSKSVRYVPQGQDATVAYGHMDFKFTNLYDFPVKIKAKSYDDEHVVIAIIRA, encoded by the coding sequence ATGAAGAAAGTTCGGCATTGGCTGATCACCATGGCGACAATGGCCCTTGTGTTCTCGCTTGGTATGAACTACGCGCCTGAGCATGCAATGGCGTTACAAGTAGACCCATTATCTCCTGTGATCGAGTTGCAGGAAAAGTATATGAAGAAGATGGATCTCAAGGAAGAGGAGGTCCTCGGCTTTTATTACTCATCAATGAAAAACAGCACAGATGCACGTAAACATAACATCAAGCAAGCATTGAGCAAGCTTCATAATGAAAAAATCAAGCCGCAACAGGTGTTTTCTTTCAACGAAATAGTGGGAAATTCGAATTTGCCAGAGGATGGTTGGCAAAAGGCTGGGGTTATTCAGAATGGCCAGCTCGCTGATGATTATGGAGGCGGGATTTGTCAGGTTTCTAGCACGCTTTACAATGCAGCTGCTGAAGCGGGGATGATCATAGTGGAACGGCATAACCACAGCAAATCAGTGAGATACGTGCCACAGGGTCAAGATGCCACAGTCGCGTATGGCCATATGGATTTTAAATTTACCAACTTGTACGATTTCCCTGTGAAAATCAAAGCAAAATCATACGATGACGAACATGTTGTGATTGCGATTATACGTGCGTAG
- a CDS encoding NAD(P)/FAD-dependent oxidoreductase — translation MGEQLELFDVTIIGGGPAGMYAAFYSGMRDMKTKLIEAKEELGGRMLIYPEKMIWDVGGVPPQLCEKLVANLVEQAKTFDPTIVLGEAIIGLEPQEDGTYILVAKSGRRHWTRTIILALGRGILKMAKLEIEGAERYEVTNLHYTVQELEPFRGKHVLISGGGDSAVDWANELVQIAASVTVVHRRDVFGGHERNVKRMKESTVVVRTPYAVTQLQSSDKETIDKVTIRHLDTEETEQMDVDAIIVNHGLKADFTGIKEWGLDMDEWNVFVSPRLATNLPGIFAAGDFASFDSKITLIAGAFTDAAVAVNSAKLHIDPVADRMAYVSSHNQRFKEKNKALGVIDEDDE, via the coding sequence GTGGGAGAACAGTTGGAGCTGTTTGATGTAACCATTATCGGCGGAGGCCCTGCGGGGATGTACGCTGCCTTTTATAGTGGAATGCGCGATATGAAGACGAAACTCATTGAAGCGAAAGAAGAGCTCGGTGGACGAATGTTGATCTATCCAGAAAAAATGATCTGGGATGTAGGGGGTGTACCACCACAACTATGCGAAAAGCTGGTTGCCAATCTGGTGGAGCAAGCCAAGACATTTGATCCCACCATCGTCCTAGGTGAGGCGATCATTGGCCTGGAGCCACAAGAAGATGGCACGTACATACTCGTTGCAAAATCAGGGAGACGGCATTGGACCCGCACGATCATATTGGCTTTAGGCCGAGGTATTTTGAAAATGGCAAAGCTGGAGATCGAAGGCGCAGAGCGCTACGAGGTGACAAATCTTCATTATACCGTGCAGGAACTGGAGCCATTCCGTGGCAAGCATGTCCTTATCTCAGGTGGTGGGGACTCCGCGGTCGATTGGGCAAACGAACTGGTGCAGATTGCTGCGTCCGTAACGGTCGTGCATCGCCGTGATGTATTTGGTGGACATGAACGGAATGTAAAGCGCATGAAAGAGTCAACTGTGGTCGTTCGCACGCCATATGCGGTCACGCAATTGCAAAGCTCGGACAAAGAAACGATTGATAAAGTGACGATACGTCATCTGGACACAGAAGAGACAGAGCAAATGGATGTCGATGCCATCATCGTCAATCACGGATTGAAGGCCGATTTCACCGGGATTAAAGAGTGGGGCTTGGACATGGATGAATGGAACGTATTTGTCAGCCCTCGTCTGGCAACGAATCTACCAGGGATTTTTGCGGCGGGCGATTTTGCGAGCTTTGACAGCAAGATTACGCTGATCGCGGGAGCATTCACCGATGCGGCTGTAGCCGTAAACAGTGCCAAATTGCACATTGACCCGGTAGCAGATCGGATGGCATACGTTTCTTCTCATAACCAGCGCTTTAAAGAAAAGAACAAAGCCCTTGGGGTTATCGATGAGGACGACGAGTAG
- a CDS encoding NlpC/P60 family protein codes for MKKTSRLLTLLALFTLLPTAAHASSSAYVVSAGDTLSKIAREHQVTVDQLIQWNQLNDDRLSIGQTLSIHGANFSGSIANDVPSDVAIKQNDNATTESKELTAGEKARVTGDVLNVRKKPSTDAKVLGKLRSGSIVEVVETGSEWTKIEFEDREAYVATEFLSPNLTSTVPLPTEVNAEDLGRLKEIFEPLLNTPYVLGGTTPNGFDCSGFTSYVFEQLGVTLPRTSEDQFRGGQEVSLDQAQPGDLLFYDSLGKGRVSHVAIYLGNGAIVHANGEDVRYGKVEYMHKLYPFYGVKRYANFQ; via the coding sequence ATGAAAAAGACTTCGAGGCTACTCACCCTCCTCGCCCTCTTCACTCTGCTGCCTACTGCTGCCCATGCTTCCTCATCGGCATATGTGGTATCAGCAGGTGATACGCTGAGCAAAATCGCTCGTGAGCATCAAGTAACAGTGGATCAACTCATTCAATGGAACCAACTGAATGATGATAGATTGTCCATTGGACAAACTTTGTCCATTCATGGTGCAAACTTTTCTGGCTCCATTGCAAATGACGTGCCTTCCGATGTAGCTATCAAACAGAATGATAACGCTACCACCGAGTCTAAAGAACTAACCGCTGGTGAAAAAGCCCGCGTCACTGGCGACGTGCTGAATGTGCGTAAAAAGCCATCGACTGACGCAAAAGTGTTAGGCAAGCTGAGATCTGGTTCCATTGTAGAAGTCGTAGAAACAGGCAGTGAATGGACAAAAATCGAATTCGAAGATCGTGAAGCATACGTTGCTACAGAGTTCCTAAGTCCAAACCTCACTTCTACCGTTCCGCTTCCTACCGAGGTAAATGCAGAAGATCTAGGCCGATTGAAGGAGATTTTCGAGCCATTGCTCAATACACCATACGTCCTAGGCGGAACTACACCGAATGGCTTTGATTGTAGTGGCTTTACTTCCTACGTTTTTGAACAGCTTGGGGTTACACTTCCGCGCACTTCTGAAGATCAATTCCGTGGCGGTCAAGAAGTATCACTGGATCAAGCACAGCCTGGTGACCTCTTGTTTTACGATTCGCTTGGAAAAGGACGCGTGTCTCACGTAGCGATTTATTTGGGCAATGGAGCAATCGTGCATGCGAATGGCGAAGATGTTCGCTATGGCAAAGTCGAATACATGCACAAGCTCTACCCGTTTTACGGAGTGAAGCGTTACGCTAATTTCCAGTAA
- a CDS encoding M3 family oligoendopeptidase — protein MNMRWNLDVLYSSFDAPEWKQDWEKFVRETEEIKSWAAQNLQSSEDAVAKMENYITMMTSVLQTQFRLYAYGELTASVDAKNETALLAIEKVQNQAVELVEPGVQFQKWLGSLNNLDELISRSELLEIHRFMLTEMSDNSKYMLSEKEEIVLAKMKNTGSNAWTKLHEMLTSTLLVDITVNGEHKQLPLPVVRNMANEKDPQLRKTAYEAELAAYKKIDGAAAASLNGIKGEVITVAKLRGYESPLDKTLQDSRMDRETLEAMLQAMRESLPSFHQYFRTKAKLLGHESAQLPFYDLFAPVGEADMRFSYEESRDFIVKHFGSFSEKLANYAARAYDNQWIDAEIREGKRGGAFCYNLHIVGESRIMSNYTGSYNDVSTMAHELGHGYHGECLVDEAFLNSEYPMPIAETASILCETIIANAALEQATSEEAFAILENDISGASQVIVDIYSRYLFETALFERRTEGALSVSTLNELMLQAQKDAYGDGLDPAALHPYMWVCKPHYYSADYNFYNFPYAFGLLFAKGLYAEYLKRGEAFVEQYDKLLSVTGKMSVADVAAIMDVDVRSVDFWRNSLSLVAKDIDKFVELASARLN, from the coding sequence ATGAATATGCGCTGGAATTTGGATGTCTTGTATTCCTCGTTTGATGCACCAGAATGGAAACAAGATTGGGAGAAGTTCGTACGTGAAACAGAAGAGATCAAAAGCTGGGCAGCGCAAAACTTGCAATCTTCAGAAGATGCAGTAGCGAAGATGGAGAATTACATCACGATGATGACCTCCGTCCTGCAAACGCAATTCCGTTTGTACGCCTACGGAGAGCTGACTGCCAGCGTCGATGCCAAGAATGAAACAGCACTGCTCGCGATTGAAAAAGTACAGAATCAGGCTGTTGAATTGGTTGAACCAGGTGTACAATTCCAAAAATGGCTAGGATCATTGAACAACTTGGACGAATTGATTAGCCGATCGGAGCTGTTAGAGATACATCGCTTTATGTTGACAGAAATGTCAGACAATAGCAAATATATGCTGAGCGAAAAAGAAGAAATTGTTCTGGCAAAAATGAAAAATACAGGGTCAAATGCATGGACAAAACTCCATGAAATGCTGACTTCCACTTTACTGGTAGACATTACAGTCAATGGGGAGCACAAACAACTTCCATTGCCAGTGGTGCGGAACATGGCGAACGAAAAAGATCCGCAGCTTCGCAAAACAGCCTACGAGGCGGAACTTGCCGCTTACAAAAAAATCGATGGAGCTGCTGCTGCCAGCTTGAATGGAATTAAAGGCGAGGTTATTACGGTTGCGAAGCTCAGAGGCTATGAATCGCCGCTGGATAAGACGTTGCAAGACTCCCGCATGGATCGCGAGACGCTCGAAGCAATGCTTCAGGCGATGCGTGAGAGCCTGCCATCCTTCCATCAATATTTCCGTACAAAGGCGAAGCTGCTCGGTCATGAGAGCGCTCAGTTGCCGTTTTATGATTTGTTTGCGCCAGTGGGCGAGGCAGACATGCGGTTCTCTTATGAGGAATCCCGCGATTTCATCGTGAAGCATTTTGGTAGCTTTAGCGAAAAGCTCGCCAACTATGCAGCAAGAGCTTATGACAATCAGTGGATAGATGCAGAGATTCGCGAAGGCAAGCGTGGAGGGGCATTCTGCTATAACCTGCACATCGTAGGGGAGAGCAGAATTATGTCCAACTACACAGGCAGCTACAACGATGTGAGCACAATGGCACATGAATTAGGACATGGCTATCACGGAGAATGTCTCGTAGACGAAGCATTCTTGAATAGCGAATACCCGATGCCAATCGCCGAAACGGCTTCCATTTTGTGCGAAACCATTATTGCCAATGCAGCGCTTGAACAAGCGACCTCCGAGGAAGCATTTGCGATTTTGGAAAATGATATCAGCGGAGCTAGTCAGGTGATCGTCGATATTTATAGCCGTTACTTATTCGAGACTGCTCTATTTGAGCGCAGAACAGAAGGTGCCTTGTCTGTTTCCACTTTGAACGAGCTGATGCTGCAAGCCCAAAAGGACGCGTACGGAGATGGTTTGGATCCGGCAGCTCTACACCCGTACATGTGGGTATGCAAACCGCACTATTATAGCGCGGATTACAATTTCTACAACTTCCCGTATGCTTTTGGGCTTCTGTTCGCGAAAGGCTTGTACGCAGAGTATCTCAAGCGTGGGGAAGCTTTTGTTGAGCAGTACGACAAGCTCTTGTCTGTAACGGGCAAAATGAGCGTTGCGGATGTAGCAGCCATCATGGATGTTGATGTGCGCTCCGTCGATTTCTGGCGGAATTCACTCTCTTTGGTTGCAAAAGATATCGACAAATTCGTTGAGCTCGCGTCTGCTCGTCTGAACTAA
- a CDS encoding M20 family metallopeptidase, with protein sequence MNQVISFVDEQEVVRLTQELVRIPSVFRHDQAGANEERVALFVADYLRNMGLQVFYEEVVPGRPNVIAFYDSGRPGKTLLFEAHTDVVTEGDRDAWSYDPFGGTISGGRIYGRGSCDTKGNLAAAICAVKAIQRSKQSFTGKILLCIPCDEESMMIGVKDFIRRGWANNVDAAIICEPEENQLCITQKGAMRAILRTFGKMAHGAMPLTGINPNTRMARAIVALEELERKEMARLKEHPMLGWPSITPTILQAPVKGDPQINVVPDQCMTTLDIRTVPGQDHQELYKEISAILEALSKEDDKFKATLEVIEERPWTLTGMNEAVVTAVASAYREITKKEPVYNGVPGATDGTFLHKAGIPILTTGAGDRHIPHHADEYVAIDQLVESTQLFALSALTFLTQPVRA encoded by the coding sequence ATGAATCAGGTGATATCCTTTGTTGACGAGCAGGAAGTTGTGCGCCTAACGCAGGAGTTGGTTAGAATTCCAAGTGTGTTTCGTCACGATCAAGCAGGAGCGAATGAAGAGCGGGTCGCGCTGTTTGTCGCCGATTATCTTCGCAATATGGGTTTGCAGGTCTTCTATGAAGAGGTTGTCCCAGGCAGACCGAATGTCATCGCTTTTTACGATTCGGGCAGGCCTGGCAAAACGCTTTTGTTCGAAGCCCATACAGATGTCGTAACAGAAGGGGATCGGGATGCTTGGAGCTACGACCCTTTTGGCGGAACAATATCTGGTGGGCGAATCTACGGGCGTGGCTCCTGTGACACAAAAGGAAATCTGGCTGCCGCGATATGTGCCGTCAAAGCTATCCAACGATCCAAACAGTCTTTTACAGGCAAAATCCTCCTGTGCATCCCTTGCGATGAGGAGAGCATGATGATCGGGGTCAAAGATTTCATCCGTCGCGGTTGGGCCAACAACGTTGATGCGGCGATCATCTGCGAACCGGAAGAAAATCAACTATGCATCACGCAAAAAGGAGCCATGAGAGCGATTCTTCGTACGTTTGGCAAGATGGCGCATGGTGCCATGCCATTGACAGGAATCAATCCAAACACAAGGATGGCACGGGCCATCGTAGCATTAGAGGAGCTGGAGCGCAAGGAAATGGCTCGTCTGAAAGAGCATCCGATGTTGGGGTGGCCGAGTATCACGCCGACGATTTTGCAGGCACCAGTCAAAGGAGACCCCCAAATCAACGTCGTTCCTGATCAATGCATGACGACTCTCGATATTCGCACGGTTCCCGGGCAGGACCACCAAGAGCTGTACAAAGAAATCAGTGCCATATTAGAAGCATTAAGCAAAGAAGATGACAAGTTCAAAGCCACTCTGGAAGTAATCGAAGAGCGTCCTTGGACGTTGACTGGCATGAATGAAGCAGTCGTGACAGCTGTAGCGAGCGCCTATCGGGAAATCACCAAAAAAGAACCCGTATATAATGGCGTCCCAGGTGCGACAGATGGAACCTTCCTGCACAAGGCCGGCATTCCGATTTTGACGACAGGCGCAGGCGATCGCCATATTCCTCACCATGCAGACGAGTATGTAGCCATTGACCAATTGGTGGAATCCACCCAGCTTTTTGCCTTGTCCGCATTGACGTTTTTGACGCAGCCAGTGCGAGCTTGA
- a CDS encoding P1 family peptidase produces MTGTIVDVPGVLVGHAQNEETLTGCSVILLEKPSVCGVDVRGSAPGTRETDLLDPVNLVSVVHAICLSGGSAYGLDAATGVMQYLEEQGIGLDVGYGVVPIVPAAVLFDLAVGDYRVRPDRQMGYEAVQAASRETVPQGNVGAGTGATVGKLNGFGNSMKSGLGTASVIIPNGLVIGAIVAVNAVGHVVDPQVGTIIAGPRDEQGIIRDSVEILRQQAFAPIPPGTNTTIAVVASNARLSKAEANKVAQMAHDGLARTIRPIHTMYDGDTIFAVATSEVEASVDLVGTLSADVLAEAVIQAVKHAEEAGGLPSYRSYFQE; encoded by the coding sequence ATGACCGGAACGATTGTTGACGTACCAGGCGTTCTCGTCGGGCATGCACAAAACGAAGAAACCTTAACGGGATGCAGTGTGATTCTGCTGGAAAAGCCGTCTGTTTGCGGCGTGGATGTCCGGGGTTCAGCCCCGGGCACTCGCGAGACGGACCTCTTGGACCCTGTCAATCTAGTTAGTGTCGTCCATGCGATTTGCCTTTCGGGTGGCAGTGCATACGGGTTGGATGCTGCTACAGGTGTCATGCAGTATTTGGAGGAACAAGGCATCGGACTGGATGTTGGCTATGGCGTCGTTCCGATCGTTCCAGCAGCAGTCTTGTTTGACCTGGCAGTAGGCGACTATCGGGTTCGTCCGGATCGTCAAATGGGCTATGAGGCAGTACAGGCAGCAAGCCGTGAGACAGTACCACAAGGAAACGTCGGTGCGGGTACAGGTGCGACAGTAGGCAAGCTGAATGGATTTGGGAATTCGATGAAGAGCGGGTTGGGCACAGCTTCCGTGATTATACCCAATGGACTCGTCATAGGCGCAATCGTCGCTGTAAATGCGGTCGGTCATGTCGTAGATCCGCAGGTAGGGACGATCATAGCCGGACCGAGAGATGAACAGGGAATCATTCGGGATAGCGTGGAGATACTGCGCCAGCAAGCTTTTGCCCCGATCCCTCCAGGTACGAACACGACGATTGCCGTAGTCGCGAGCAATGCCCGCTTGTCCAAAGCAGAAGCAAACAAAGTAGCACAAATGGCTCACGACGGGCTTGCCCGTACGATCCGTCCGATTCACACCATGTACGATGGCGATACGATCTTTGCTGTAGCAACAAGTGAAGTAGAGGCGAGTGTAGACTTGGTGGGCACGTTGTCCGCAGATGTTCTCGCAGAAGCCGTCATCCAAGCAGTTAAGCACGCAGAGGAAGCAGGGGGACTGCCATCTTATCGTAGTTACTTCCAGGAATAG
- a CDS encoding ECF transporter S component yields MEKGLTVRKIVIAGVLGAIAILLGVTRLGYIPVPTAAGNATIMHIPAIIGGIMEGWGVGMIIGLIFGVSSFLNATVPLFKDPLVAILPRLFLGVTAYLTYVGLKNVNQYLAIGAAGFIGAMTNTILVLGMAVIRGYMTLGVATTVAITNGLPEAIVSVIVTLAVVAAWKKLGSSGRQKSKISGDF; encoded by the coding sequence ATGGAAAAAGGCTTGACCGTTCGCAAGATTGTCATTGCAGGCGTTTTGGGCGCGATAGCAATTTTGCTCGGGGTGACACGTCTCGGCTACATTCCGGTTCCAACAGCAGCGGGCAATGCCACTATTATGCACATCCCGGCTATTATCGGGGGCATAATGGAGGGCTGGGGCGTTGGTATGATCATTGGCCTTATATTTGGAGTCTCTTCTTTCTTAAATGCCACGGTTCCGCTTTTTAAAGACCCTCTTGTAGCCATCCTTCCACGTTTGTTTCTCGGTGTGACTGCTTACTTGACCTATGTCGGTTTGAAAAACGTCAATCAGTATTTGGCGATTGGTGCCGCTGGCTTTATTGGGGCAATGACAAATACGATCCTAGTACTGGGCATGGCCGTCATTCGAGGATATATGACGCTCGGTGTAGCGACCACAGTCGCCATCACGAACGGTTTGCCAGAAGCAATTGTTTCAGTCATTGTGACATTGGCTGTCGTTGCAGCTTGGAAGAAATTAGGATCATCAGGTAGGCAAAAATCAAAAATTTCAGGTGACTTTTAA
- a CDS encoding energy-coupling factor transporter transmembrane component T family protein produces MSAEFELTRNITIGQYLPTASVVHRLDPRFKLGAFVILILAIAICDTYVGNLFALAICIWMFQISKIPLHYGISGIKPAIPFIIILAIMQLLFYGEVVNGGTVYLKYGFITITSESVRLVIVSAIRFVEVIFLSSVLTLSTSTTELTHGMERLLGPLEKVKFPVHAFALIITIAVRFVPTFAMEMEKMMKAQASRGADFGTGEWWRIIQRTKDMFPIIIPLFNVALSRAEDLILAMEARCYTPGAARTRYTQYKAVGKDYVALIVSIVISAVMLAIPW; encoded by the coding sequence ATGTCAGCAGAATTTGAATTGACGCGCAATATTACCATCGGTCAATATTTACCCACTGCTTCGGTCGTTCATCGTCTCGATCCTCGTTTCAAGCTTGGTGCTTTCGTCATCCTGATCTTAGCGATTGCCATCTGCGATACATATGTGGGTAACCTGTTTGCTTTAGCTATTTGTATCTGGATGTTTCAAATCTCGAAAATCCCCCTGCATTACGGCATATCCGGGATCAAGCCCGCTATTCCCTTTATCATTATTTTGGCGATCATGCAGTTGCTTTTTTACGGGGAGGTTGTCAATGGCGGAACGGTTTATTTGAAATATGGCTTCATCACGATCACGAGTGAGAGTGTACGCCTCGTCATTGTGTCTGCCATACGTTTTGTAGAAGTGATCTTCTTATCGAGTGTTCTCACGCTCAGCACATCTACGACGGAACTCACGCACGGAATGGAGCGACTGCTAGGCCCGTTGGAAAAAGTAAAGTTTCCGGTTCATGCCTTTGCATTGATCATCACGATTGCTGTGCGCTTTGTACCTACCTTCGCGATGGAAATGGAAAAAATGATGAAAGCACAAGCATCCCGAGGTGCAGACTTCGGTACAGGAGAATGGTGGCGCATCATCCAGAGAACAAAAGACATGTTTCCCATCATCATCCCACTGTTTAATGTGGCGCTCTCCAGAGCAGAGGATTTGATTTTGGCAATGGAAGCCAGATGTTACACACCAGGTGCGGCACGGACCAGATACACCCAATACAAGGCAGTAGGCAAAGATTACGTCGCGCTGATCGTGAGCATTGTCATTTCAGCCGTCATGCTCGCCATACCTTGGTAA
- a CDS encoding energy-coupling factor transporter ATPase: MTQPIVNVENLSHVYMQGTPLEHRALDQVSIQVAEGECLAIIGHTGSGKSTLIQHFNGLIRPQSGTVIINGMDVSSPKIDIRTLRRQVGLVFQNPEDQLFEKLVGDDVAFGPFRMGLPLEEVRRRVQWAMDLVGLSFQEMKDRPTFALSGGQKRKVALAGVLSLQPKVLVLDEPTAGLDPRSRHELLDRIRRLNREEKLTVIFVSHNMEEVARLADRVYVMANGQSVCEGTPRQIFGNQELLRQHHIGTPESVDILYRLREQGYSIDPSAFLPEETAMEILKLMNR, from the coding sequence TGCAGGGAACGCCTCTCGAACATCGGGCTCTCGACCAAGTAAGCATTCAGGTGGCAGAGGGCGAATGCTTGGCGATTATCGGTCATACCGGGTCGGGAAAATCGACGTTGATCCAGCATTTTAACGGCCTGATTCGCCCGCAATCCGGTACGGTCATCATCAATGGTATGGACGTATCTTCACCGAAGATCGATATTCGTACGTTGCGCAGACAAGTTGGGCTCGTTTTTCAAAATCCGGAGGATCAACTGTTTGAAAAACTGGTCGGTGATGACGTAGCCTTCGGTCCTTTTCGGATGGGGCTGCCTTTAGAGGAAGTGCGGCGACGCGTACAGTGGGCGATGGACTTGGTGGGCCTCTCGTTTCAGGAGATGAAAGACCGGCCGACTTTTGCCTTAAGTGGCGGACAGAAGCGCAAGGTGGCATTGGCTGGCGTCCTTTCCTTGCAACCCAAGGTTCTTGTACTTGACGAGCCAACAGCAGGGTTGGACCCGCGATCTCGTCACGAGCTATTGGATCGCATCCGTCGTCTCAATCGGGAAGAAAAGCTAACGGTTATTTTCGTCTCACACAATATGGAAGAGGTCGCCAGGCTTGCTGATCGAGTCTACGTCATGGCAAACGGCCAATCAGTCTGCGAAGGGACACCACGACAAATTTTTGGCAATCAGGAATTGCTGCGGCAGCATCATATCGGTACACCGGAATCGGTTGATATTTTATACAGACTCCGTGAGCAGGGCTACAGCATCGATCCTAGTGCTTTTTTACCCGAAGAGACAGCGATGGAAATTTTAAAACTAATGAACCGCTGA